The Luteolibacter arcticus genome includes the window CACCGCCACGCGTATCGATGAGCAGCCAGCCAGTGTCCGGCATCAGGGCATCGTAGGCAGCTTCAATCGAATGCTCCAGAATGCCGAAGCCCCGCACCTCGGAAAATGAAAATCCGGGTTGGCTTCTTTGGACGGCGCTCAGGGTGTTGTTGGGCAGGTCCTCGCGGAAACAATCACCGACGGTGTGATAAAGGTCAGCGAGGAATCGCTTCTGACCTTTTGGCCGCTGGATGAGGTCGCAATACCTCTCGGCCTTCCGTGGATCCAGAACGTGCCGAAGGAAATTATCGAGAGCCTCGGTCGCGTTCATTTTCTAGGCGCAACGAATGAATATCGAACAACACGCCCTCACAACGACGGCTTCCAGTCGGAGTCCGATGTCGTGGGCTGATCGAGATTGTCGTCGGCGAAGATGATCTCGCCTTTCAGGCTGCCGAGAATGTCCACACCGGCAATTTGGCAGATGCTTTCCAGAAGTCGAGGTGGTAAGGCCGAACTCCTCACAGCATCCGGCACGGCGTCATCCCGTTGCGGATCGACGCCCATGGTTCTTCCGTGGAGACGTCGCATGGGTCCTCGTCCTTTGCTTCGTCGTCCGGTAGCACGGCGGGCGAGAGGATGGCGTGGAAGACGAGCGTTTCAGGGAAAGGATTATAGGTCGCATGTACCACGCCGGCCGGGAGGTGGGCGATTTCGCCGGGGCCGAGGATGCGGTATTCATCGCCGACCCATTGCTCGGCGCGGCCTTCCACCACGTGGATGATTTCCTCGCGGTGCGGGTGACTGTGGAAGGGATGGCAATGCATCGGCAGCATCGTGGCGCGGACCATCAGCAGCTTTTCCGCGGCGACGAGGTCGGGCCGGCAGAGCCATTCGTTGTGCGTCCACGGGTTGGTTTCGCATTTAGTTTCGCCGGC containing:
- a CDS encoding cupin domain-containing protein gives rise to the protein MIESPKRFIQAGETKCETNPWTHNEWLCRPDLVAAEKLLMVRATMLPMHCHPFHSHPHREEIIHVVEGRAEQWVGDEYRILGPGEIAHLPAGVVHATYNPFPETLVFHAILSPAVLPDDEAKDEDPCDVSTEEPWASIRNGMTPCRML